The Seleniivibrio woodruffii region CTTTGCTGCCCGCTTTGCCTTTGTACCTGTCATCAAAAAATCTCGCATTATAAGGACATGCTCCCACACATTCGCCTATTCCGTCGCATTTCTCCCAATCGGTTACGACGATACCGTTCGAAAGTTTAAATGTTGCATCAACAGGACACGCAGCAACACACATCGGTTCTTCACAGTGGTTGCATTGAACCGGAGTAAAAACAGCTGCCTTATCAGAAATTTCCTCTTTCAACACTCTGGTATTGAAATTATCCTGAAATGTGTCGTTCTCTGCTTTGCACGCTATTGAACAAGCCTGGCAGCCCGTACATCTGTTTTGGTCTATAACCATCATGTACTTCACATCGGGCATACTGCTTATCACGGTTTTTTTGGCACACGCCGAAGCCGCAACGGCAACAGTAAGCACCAGACCGCTCTTGAGGAACAATCGCCTCGAATTCATAATGATTCCTCCTTTATTAGGTTGTTTCGCCGATTAACATTAATCAAAACCGATGCCAAACGACAAACGGAAGAATACTGTGCAGTATGAGTATATTATCTGAGAGCAAATATCATGATGAAGCAATACTGAAACAACGTGAAACGTTTTTGTTTCATATTTGAAACAAAATGATTTAAGTTAAAGCCATATAGATTTTCAAGAGTTAATTTATGATTCCGCACCTAGCCATACATACGAATTATTTAGAAATATTAGCCACATTTTACACCATAGTTTACAGATCATTCTTCAAAATATAAAAAGTGGATCACAGTTACTTTTTCAATTGTTATCCACTTATCTCTCCGTGCTCTACTAAAGATAAAAAAAGCCCTGCCAAAATTGGCAAGGCTTTTAGGTGACTATATGCTAATCCTCATCGGGCAGCATAACAGTAAACACAGGATCCGGAGTATCTCCTGGACCTAACACACATTTCAATCGAATAACTTTTGATTCATCAGCGTCATCACCGCCGGATTCAATCTGCCTTACGGTAACTGAAAACACTATTTCAGACCCGCTCGTGCCCTTTTTAATAGCAAAATACAGACACATGAGAACATCCCAGAATCTTCCGGAAATGCTCTGAATCCCAGAATAATTTTCAGGCAAGCCAACAGCCTCAAAATATGCCGTTCTGGTAAATGCCATAGGATATTTAAAGCCAGCCTGCTTAAGCATAGGTATGTTTTCATTTTCCGGCTTATACTCGGTCATATCAACCAGTATGCCGTCTTCTATTGCCTGCTTACGTGAATAAGCATACAAGACTTCGCCAAAAATATTATCCATATCGGCACCGCCTCAGGACGCTTTTGGCAGCGACATAGCCGCCTCTAACTGAGCAATAATGCTATTTGCCATGTCATAAGCAACAGTTAAAGCTTCTTTCACCTCAGAGATGTCTCCATCACTCCATCCGGCAAGATACCCGAATGAATAGCATGATGAATCCACGCCAAAATGTCCGGACACGATAAATGATGTTATC contains the following coding sequences:
- a CDS encoding 4Fe-4S dicluster domain-containing protein; the encoded protein is MLTVAVAASACAKKTVISSMPDVKYMMVIDQNRCTGCQACSIACKAENDTFQDNFNTRVLKEEISDKAAVFTPVQCNHCEEPMCVAACPVDATFKLSNGIVVTDWEKCDGIGECVGACPYNARFFDDRYKGKAGSKVDKCDFCISRLSKGLMPACVETCPSGARLFGNAKMPSGEFAKYLEKDKLISRFPELRIETSLKYKKSRKN
- a CDS encoding DUF6573 family protein; this translates as MDNIFGEVLYAYSRKQAIEDGILVDMTEYKPENENIPMLKQAGFKYPMAFTRTAYFEAVGLPENYSGIQSISGRFWDVLMCLYFAIKKGTSGSEIVFSVTVRQIESGGDDADESKVIRLKCVLGPGDTPDPVFTVMLPDED